The Setaria viridis chromosome 9, Setaria_viridis_v4.0, whole genome shotgun sequence sequence ctgaATGTGGTATTTCTAAATGTTGAATGTAATCTTCCGAAATGTTGAATTTTACATATATAGAAGTTGGACCTATTAGTTGGGCCTAATAGGCTTTAAAGCCATATTGCTTATCCAACACATGGAAGCTACATAGGATACCGGGAGCCCCCGGTATCGCCAATCTGTTACTTGGCTTCCACcgctttaagattcgtgcacGCTGGGTACTGTcgatcctcttcctcttcctccactcttccttctctctcgcGCCGGTGCTACCTCCCCAAGCCGTCGCCGCCTCACGCGCTGCCGAGGGTCGAGTCCGGAGGAGCAGCAGGCGGCGAGGTTGCCACTGGCGGGGGTGGTGGTCAAGGCGGCGGCAGGGTTAGGGTTAACTTTGTAATGTGTTCATACTATCTGCAATGTGTCATACTAATAAGCGTTGTTACTGCTATATATAATCCCCAGATCAAATGCAGCATTGCCTCAAACAAACAGCCAGACACCTCGTTTTACCATCTAGCACAAACCACAATCTACTCAACCAATCAACATGTCATGGGAGTGGTCTGTTGGACTCTGCagctgcttcggagatgtcggCTCCTGTATCACTGTATGCAGTGTACCTTCTCCATTCTTCTCACGCTTGTTGCACGTGATTCAGAATGATCCATATTTCATTTCTTTCCCAATGTTGCAGGTTGCTTGACTTGCTGGTGCCCCTGCGTTACATTTGGTCGTGTTGCTGCGGTTGTGGACAGAGGCTCCACATGTAGGTGTTCCACCCTTTCTCCTCTTTGTGCATTCATACAAACCATCAATATCCTTGGCTGACTCAACTTATTTGCAGCATGCTGCATGAACGGGACCCTGTATGTTCTGCTACTGTCCATAGGTTGCCAGTGGTTGTATACTTGTAGCAAACGCTCCTCAATGCGGGCGCAATAACAACCTACAAGAATCGCCGTGCTTGGACTGCTGTGTCCACTTCTGGTGCGACACCTGCGCGCTGTGCCAGGAGTACAGAGAGCTCGAGAAGCGCGGCTTCAATATGGCCAAAGGTATCCCTCCTACTGAAGgaaaaatagggaaaaaatTGAATGTTTACAAAAGACACATTAATGACCGAATCATGGTCTTCGTCGTTTCttttgcaggatgggaaggtagcAACAAGGTGGTGGGGTGTGTAGAAGGGATGAGGCTGCCACGAAAGCAATCAATGTGCTTCTAGGATAGCAAAGTTCAAGAGTTTGCTTACCATGATGATTGGTGCTTCCTTTTCaattttttcccttctttttaatatttcGAATTCCCTAACTTTTCCAAGTCTTCCAATGACAGGGAAAAAAGGGCAGCCTTCTGATCTTTGCTTAGTTTCGTACAACACTATAATGTTGTTAAATTTCCATAACCTTGTATGGTGTTTGGTTTATTTGCTTTACTCTTTATTTATGTTTCCACATTGCAACCTCAGCAGGAAAACATAGGCTGATGTTCAATGACATAAACACAAATCGGGCATGTTACTACTCAATCCGAAAGACTTACTGCAGACCAACAAATTGGCATAAGCACATAAACACTTGAGGATATGAAATCATCGAAGTGTAACCATAAATGGTTGACTAACCAAATCAATGCTAAGAAGGAGGACCTCAAAAAGTTCAATCATCTACAGAAGCTTATAACTCATAATTAAAGTGCCCACAAGGCACACAAGGGATTATTCATAACTATAGACGCCCATGAAATGATTGACGAGACAATAGACATGCGTGAGATTTTGTATGAATTTAGTAATTCAGGATTTAAATGCCCCAAAGGAATACAAGAAATTGCCCAACTGGAAGACTATCATCCTAATGAAACTAAAAATGACACAGGGCAAAGAAACAAGATGAGTTGCAGCTTACCATATACCCAATTGCTTACTGAAGTTCAGGGTCTTAGGTTCAAATATTTGCTATGCAAAAAAAGTGGAGCTTATAAGGTAAAATTATTGTTCTGCTGAAAGATCAGCCAGTCTTGAATTATTCATTTGCAGTCATTCAGTCATACCTCAACAGCAACATTTGCAGCTCATGAATACCATTCTCTATGGCCCGGAAACAACTCAGGCTGCACTGTTATCTCACTTGTGAGCCCCATAGAAATCCCAATCTTATCATAACCATCGTCAATCCATTAATACATTCTCTTAGCAATATGTTCTGCAACCTCTTACTGCCTGTGACAATACTAATCTTATTGCATCCATAAAGTAATTGCCTTGATCCAACAAGGTTAAATTGTCGCATACTGCAGATCTTCAGTCACATGTTCTGATTAGCAGTCAACAAAATCTATTCCCTGCACAGGGGGGACATTTTTAGTTGTAGATAGTTTGTCAAACTAATTGCATCCATGAATGAATGATTTCATACATTGCAAAATAGCAAAGTGCTCAACAGCTCAAGGTCCAATAAGCAAATCATATGCTGATGATCTTCACCTTCCTCTAACAATCACCGATTGCCATCATCGAACAACACCTTGTAAAaccgtctcctctcctccctcttctctGCACTATCTAGCTGAGCTGTTTCCTCATCTTCcaccttctcttcctctttcttaACCTCAatctcccctctcctcctcttcttctcaatATTCGCAGCACGCCTTCGTTGATTATACTCATGCAGCCCCTCCTGCATGAGCTCCCCAAGCCAATCCTTAGCTGCCACGACAGGATCCTTCTCCCTCAACTCCGACCCCTCGTACCCCTCGCGCAGCACCACCGTGTGAATCTTGTATCTATTCGACACATAGAAGAGGCAAGGGTACCGGAACAGCATCCTTGCCGTGTCCTCAGGCAGTCCAAACTCCCTCCTGAAATGCTCCAGCTTCAGAATTGACATCTTTCTCCACAGCGTGAGTGAGAGGAGTTCGTGCACCACGGCCACCGCTCGCTTCTCGGCCTCGGCGTCCGTGCACGGCACGGCCCACTCCTCCGAGTAGGGCGAGATGTAAGGCGTGGAGTTGAAGTCCTCCATCTTGGCGTGCGACTTGGCCCAGGAGGCGGGCAACGAGCAGTTGAACCGCGGGGCGGAGTTGctcacggccgcggcggcctcgacggCAGAGACGGCGAGCGAGGGCGCCCACCGGATGAGCTCCAGCTCGGCTGCGTTGCGGCGGTGCGGGTACGGgttggagaggcggaaaaggtCGGTGTgggccgggaggaggcggaggaggtagTCGTCGGGGAGCCCGAGCGGGCCCCGCAGCGCGGCGAGCTTTGAGACCTGGAGGCGCCGGCCGCGGGCGAGCATGAGCACCCGCGCGAGGCGGTCCGCCATGGCCGGCTCGGAGGCCGCGACTgcggcctcctcggcgtcgACGAGCGCCGCCATCCGCTTGGTGAAGCCGAAGTGGGGCTCCagctcgccgccaccggcgtcggCGGAGAAGACCTCGAAGCAGGAGGGGTACTTGCCGAGCCAGTTGGCGGCGCGGCCCATGAGGTCGAGCGTCTTGAAGCGGGACTGTAGGAACCTCACGGGCGCCGTGCGGGAAGGGaaacggaggaggaggcgcttgATCTGGTTGTTCACGACCCAGCGGCGGTTGCGCCGGAGCGCCGCTTCCAGGGCGGGGTCCTTTGGGGACGACCACCGCCCCATGATCACCGACGAGGGACGGACGGCGGCGGATTCGGGCCGTCCCCGTTCCTGAGGTCGACCTTGACAACAAAAATTGGCGTTcctcgccggaggcggcggtgctgttggcacttggcagtgGCGGCCCTGGCGTCGCCCTTCTTGTGGGACGCGTCGGAGAAGAAGAGACTCCTTGGATGAGCCGAAGGAGATGCAGTATGTGGCGGCGCCGCAGCCGAGCAGGCTGCACAGTCACCGGAGGGCGCCGACCGCCGAGCAGGCAGCGGCGACGCGGTCGATGCGGCGCTTTGCAGGCTCCAGCCGTGCGGGCCTCGCAGGCGGTTGCGGTCTTCCCGCAGCAGCCCACAAGGCCTTGCAGGCCAGGCCGCTTGAACACCCATTCACGAACGAAACACGGTGCCTTGCAGGCCGACCTGCGCGCGGCTACGCCAAACGCGGAATAAGATCGCAGAACCCAAATATGTCGAGGAACGCGCTCGTGGGCCTTTTCGTTTTACCTATGGGCCTTTCATTTCCCTAAAGTGAACGTggccttttttatttgaatGCCCTGGCTACGTGGGCGGGTTCTTAAACGGTACATAACGTAGGCCGCACACAACTACACGCAACACCACACGCACATACACGCGTACACATCTATACACACACGCTAGAGAAGAGATTGGATAGCCGACTGGCCTCATTGCGCGGTCTCATTGCGCAGAAAACATGCAGTACCactaaacatgcatgcatgtataccCATAGCAACTCAAGAATAGATCCTGAAAAATCCAGGAGAATTCGTCCTCACGGATCGAACACGCGACCTCTCGAACCAGGTGCTACTAAGGACCTGACCAATCGGTCACAGGCCTGTTCACACCAGGACAGCTTTTCAGTGTGTAGTGGGTCTGTCGAGCGAGAGGATTACGAAAATCTGGACCCCGTGGCTTCTAGATGATCGGCTATATTGCTTTTGGTGTTGGAGATTTTCTTCTTCTAGCATCTCCTGGCTGTCCAATCCTATCCCATTGCTCACCTCTGAAATGCATGCGCACTTCCTGCTAGATATAATCACGGGCAATCCGATCCCACAAACTCGACCCAACACACCTGAAAAATAATTGACTTGATCCGACCAAATTAATGTGTCCGATATTTATAACCTGATCTAAAACATGGAAATATGGATTGGGCACGAGCCAAAAATTTTTACCCAAAATCCGAAAAAATCTGAAAATTGCACAAAAAACATGAGTTTGACCTGACTCAACCCGACCACATGATGGGTCAGGCGCGGGCTAAAAAATTCAACCCGATGATCTGCCGGGGCCGGCACGCGCCAAAATTTGACCCAAAACCCCAAAGAATCAGAGACGACCCAATAAATGATAAGTCTACTTCTTGCTACCGCACACCACCCTCGCCTCTGCTATGCTCACCCTGCCGCCATCTCCATCGCACCATGCACGCCACTCCCGCTGCCGTATGCCACTATCATAGCTGGAAGAAGCAAtgaacaaattatttttttttctcaaaatattGATCCAAAGTTGATAAAATGTTAAATCCATTTTATTTTAATATGTTGAAATAGGTTGTGAAAATGTTGAAGATAACATTTTTCATGCATTTCTGAAAAAATAATAAGTCGTGATTtttaagaaaatgttgaaaaatgtTAAATCGTGATTTTTTGTGCGAAACACAGTATAGGAGCATACGTTCACAAACGTACGCACACTCTATCCTATAAATATACGCACATAACCCTGTTCCTATGAGCATCTCCAAGAGACTGAGCCGACAGATCTCGAGGTTGACGAAGTGACCACTAACACTAACGCCTTGCTATTCACGGGCACATCGACTTCCACTAAAAGAATAGTGTCAgttaaattctaaaataaatttgaaaaaaTTCGAACACCAGTGCCGAGTCGAAGACTCAAATCCACGTGAGTATGTTCCACCACAAGGAAGAGAAGTTCGTGTGATATACTTTTAACGGTGACTCTAAGAGAATGGTTAACTCACATAAAGACTCTAAAAAAGAAGTTACTCATATAATCTACTATTTTAACGAAATATTTTGAATCTTTATTTGGTTATTACGGGACAATATCCAATATCTGAAACGTTTGTCATAGCCCTTCACCGGAAATGCTACCATGTTTCATTTCGTCAACATTTGCAGTTGCAGGTGAGGAGTGAGAGCCCAGTCTAGCTCAAGCCGCCGGAGTCGGGACAGTCTCGtagtctgaagtctgaaccagcTTGCGGTGGCAGCAGCTAGGGACGGGAGTCCGGTTATTATAGCGTGGTCCTGGCCAGTGGCCTTCCTCCTGCTCTTGTCCGCTCCTCTGGCGCTCTCTTGTCGCGCTGATCGCTGCAGACGtgtgctgtagcctgtagggcAGTGCAGGCATCCCATGGCTGTAGGCAGTAGCTACCGATTGACTGGAGCTAGCTCCCATAGTCCCTACTCCTGGTAGCCATCCACCTCTCTCCATCgcgccccttcctcctccctccttcctccggTGACGGcgccccttcc is a genomic window containing:
- the LOC117836906 gene encoding protein WHAT'S THIS FACTOR 1 homolog, chloroplastic; translated protein: MGRWSSPKDPALEAALRRNRRWVVNNQIKRLLLRFPSRTAPVRFLQSRFKTLDLMGRAANWLGKYPSCFEVFSADAGGGELEPHFGFTKRMAALVDAEEAAVAASEPAMADRLARVLMLARGRRLQVSKLAALRGPLGLPDDYLLRLLPAHTDLFRLSNPYPHRRNAAELELIRWAPSLAVSAVEAAAAVSNSAPRFNCSLPASWAKSHAKMEDFNSTPYISPYSEEWAVPCTDAEAEKRAVAVVHELLSLTLWRKMSILKLEHFRREFGLPEDTARMLFRYPCLFYVSNRYKIHTVVLREGYEGSELREKDPVVAAKDWLGELMQEGLHEYNQRRRAANIEKKRRRGEIEVKKEEEKVEDEETAQLDSAEKREERRRFYKVLFDDGNR